The following proteins come from a genomic window of Labeo rohita strain BAU-BD-2019 chromosome 25, IGBB_LRoh.1.0, whole genome shotgun sequence:
- the tmpob gene encoding thymopoietin b isoform X2, which yields MAQFHEDPALLTKEKLKSELMANNVPLPSADSKKDVYVQLYLKNLTVLNKKNISAPAPDTFSSDEEMTAPLVSNRSRSGKKATRKTDRVRAEENDVTGLTDEELKVQLLKYGVDSGPIVSSTRKLYEKKLQQLLEQPPVETRLPEPETAIPEAVTIKPDGNQNGNTHSAEDQYSDKEDEVDPIPEPVPVVTKTVRSRGKTPVTTRTSSRQRTKQVEETATVTGKTSVDGGDILKEIFPNEPATPTGIMATCRRPIHGAAGRPAKPLNLWSEEPLLQRNTYTVTKSSVTDVRSGAPVARPKPRRWFAFWLKLLVFIALVASLYYAFQNVTADQISAYQLYVQDNVITPVVNYISWESPAEGSDGK from the exons ATGGCGCAATTTCACGAGGATCCGGCGCTGCTCACTAAAGAGAAACTGAAGAGTGAGTTAATGGCCAATAACGTGCCTCTGCCCAGCGCTGACAGCAAGAAGGACGTGTATGTTCAGCTGTATCTGAAGAACCTGACAGTGCTCAACAAGAAAAACATCTCTGCTCCCGCTCCGGACACTTTCTCCAGTGATGAGGAGATGACAGCGCCGCTGGTGTCCAACAGGAGCCGCTCGGGGAAG AAAGCCACAAGAAAGACGGACAGAGTTCGGGCAGAAGAGAACGACGTCACGGGTTTGACTGATGAAGAGTTGAAGGTTCAGCTTCTAAAGTATGGAGTCGATTCAGGACCAATTGTTT CTTCTACACGTAAGCTATATGAAAAGAAACTTCAGCAGCTTCTGGAGCAGCCGCCAGTGGAGACCAGGCTGCCTGAACCCGAGACAGCAATCCCAGAGGCCGTCACCATCAAACCAGATGGAAACCAGAACGGCAACACACATTCAGCCGAAGATCAGTACAGCGACAAAGAAGATG AAGTTGATCCCATACCAGAACCAGTTCCGGTTGTGACTAAGACGGTCCGGAGCAGAGGAAAAACTCCGGTCACCACCAGGACCAGCAGCAGACAGCGCACTAAG CAGGTGGAGGAGACGGCAACAGTCACTGGGAAGACATCTGTGGATGGAGGAGATATTTTAAAGGAAATCTTCCCCAATGAACCTGCCACACCAACTGGAATAAT GGCCACATGTCGGAGGCCGATCCACGGTGCTGCTGGCCGTCCGGCGAAACCCCTGAACCTATGGTCCGAGGAGCCCCTCCTGCAGCGAAACACTTACACAGTGACCAAATCCTCCGTCACAGACGTTCGCAGTGGAGCACCGGTCGCCCGTCCCAAACCTCGCCGCTGGTTTGCTTTCTGGTTGAAGCTTCTGGTATTCATTGCGCTGGTTGCATCTCTGTATTACGCCTTCCAGAACGTCACCGCCGATCAGATCAGCGCCTACCAACTCTATGTCCAGGACAATGTCATCACGCCCGTTGTCAATTACATCAGCTGGGAAAGCCCAGCCGAGGGCAGCGACGGCAAATGA
- the tmpob gene encoding thymopoietin b isoform X1, translated as MAQFHEDPALLTKEKLKSELMANNVPLPSADSKKDVYVQLYLKNLTVLNKKNISAPAPDTFSSDEEMTAPLVSNRSRSGKKATRKTDRVRAEENDVTGLTDEELKVQLLKYGVDSGPIVSSTRKLYEKKLQQLLEQPPVETRLPEPETAIPEAVTIKPDGNQNGNTHSAEDQYSDKEDEVDPIPEPVPVVTKTVRSRGKTPVTTRTSSRQRTKQQVEETATVTGKTSVDGGDILKEIFPNEPATPTGIMATCRRPIHGAAGRPAKPLNLWSEEPLLQRNTYTVTKSSVTDVRSGAPVARPKPRRWFAFWLKLLVFIALVASLYYAFQNVTADQISAYQLYVQDNVITPVVNYISWESPAEGSDGK; from the exons ATGGCGCAATTTCACGAGGATCCGGCGCTGCTCACTAAAGAGAAACTGAAGAGTGAGTTAATGGCCAATAACGTGCCTCTGCCCAGCGCTGACAGCAAGAAGGACGTGTATGTTCAGCTGTATCTGAAGAACCTGACAGTGCTCAACAAGAAAAACATCTCTGCTCCCGCTCCGGACACTTTCTCCAGTGATGAGGAGATGACAGCGCCGCTGGTGTCCAACAGGAGCCGCTCGGGGAAG AAAGCCACAAGAAAGACGGACAGAGTTCGGGCAGAAGAGAACGACGTCACGGGTTTGACTGATGAAGAGTTGAAGGTTCAGCTTCTAAAGTATGGAGTCGATTCAGGACCAATTGTTT CTTCTACACGTAAGCTATATGAAAAGAAACTTCAGCAGCTTCTGGAGCAGCCGCCAGTGGAGACCAGGCTGCCTGAACCCGAGACAGCAATCCCAGAGGCCGTCACCATCAAACCAGATGGAAACCAGAACGGCAACACACATTCAGCCGAAGATCAGTACAGCGACAAAGAAGATG AAGTTGATCCCATACCAGAACCAGTTCCGGTTGTGACTAAGACGGTCCGGAGCAGAGGAAAAACTCCGGTCACCACCAGGACCAGCAGCAGACAGCGCACTAAG CAGCAGGTGGAGGAGACGGCAACAGTCACTGGGAAGACATCTGTGGATGGAGGAGATATTTTAAAGGAAATCTTCCCCAATGAACCTGCCACACCAACTGGAATAAT GGCCACATGTCGGAGGCCGATCCACGGTGCTGCTGGCCGTCCGGCGAAACCCCTGAACCTATGGTCCGAGGAGCCCCTCCTGCAGCGAAACACTTACACAGTGACCAAATCCTCCGTCACAGACGTTCGCAGTGGAGCACCGGTCGCCCGTCCCAAACCTCGCCGCTGGTTTGCTTTCTGGTTGAAGCTTCTGGTATTCATTGCGCTGGTTGCATCTCTGTATTACGCCTTCCAGAACGTCACCGCCGATCAGATCAGCGCCTACCAACTCTATGTCCAGGACAATGTCATCACGCCCGTTGTCAATTACATCAGCTGGGAAAGCCCAGCCGAGGGCAGCGACGGCAAATGA